From a region of the Phaseolus vulgaris cultivar G19833 chromosome 6, P. vulgaris v2.0, whole genome shotgun sequence genome:
- the LOC137832813 gene encoding beta-xylosidase/alpha-L-arabinofuranosidase 1, protein MACTENRQPKVSVFLCFSFVCVVAVLFSCERVSGQTSAVFACDVAKNPALAGYGFCDKSLSVEDRVADLVKRLTLQEKIGNLVNSAVNVSRLGIPKYEWWSEALHGVSNIGPGTHFSSVVPGATSFPMPILTAASFNSSLFEAIGRVVSTEARAMYNVGLAGLTYWSPNINIFRDPRWGRGQETPGEDPLLSSKYASGYVKGLQQTDDGDSNKLKVAACCKHYTAYDLDNWKGVQRYTFNAVVTQQDLDDTFQPPFKSCVIDGNVASVMCSYNQVNGKPTCADPDLLKGIIRGKWKLNGYIVSDCDSVQVLFKDQHYTKTPEEAAAQTILSGLDLDCGDYLGKYTEGAVKQGLVDEAAINNAASNNFATLMRLGFFDGDPSKQPYGNLGPKDVCTSENRELAREAARQGIVLLKNSAGSLPLNAKAIKSLGVIGPNANATRVMIGNYEGIPCNYISPLQALTALVPTSYAPGCPNVQCANAELDDATQIAASADATVIIVGASLAIEAESLDRINILLPGQQELLVSQVANASKGPVILVIMSGGGMDVSFAKSNDKITSILWVGYPGEAGGAAIADVIFGFYNPSGRLPMTWYPQSYVNKVPMTNMNMRADPATGYPGRTYRFYKGETVFSFGDGLSFSSIDHKIVKAPQLVSVPLAEDHECRSSECTSLDVADEHCQNLAFDIHLGVKNLGQMSSNHVVLLFFTPPHVHNAPQKHLLAFEKVHLPGKSETQVRFKVDVCKDLSVVDELGNRKVPLGQHLLHVGNFKHPISVRV, encoded by the exons ATGGCTTGCACCGAAAACAGACAACCGAAGGTTTCTGTTTTCCTCTGTTTCTCATTTGTGTGTGTTGTCGCTGTTTTGTTTAGTTGTGAACGGGTTTCGGGGCAAACGTCCGCTGTTTTTGCCTGCGATGTTGCCAAGAACCCGGCTTTGGCGGGTTACGGATTCTGTGACAAGTCACTCTCGGTGGAGGACAGGGTCGCCGACTTGGTGAAGAGGTTGACATTGCAAGAGAAAATCGGAAATTTGGTGAATTCTGCTGTTAACGTGAGTAGGCTTGGGATTCCCAAGTATGAGTGGTGGTCTGAGGCACTTCATGGAGTGTCCAACATTGGACCTGGGACTCACTTTTCCAGTGTCGTGCCCGGTGCAACCAGTTTTCCCATGCCCATTCTCACTGCAGCTTCTTTCAACTCTTCTCTGTTTGAAGCCATCGGAAGA GTAGTTTCTACGGAAGCCAGAGCAATGTACAATGTGGGGCTAGCCGGTTTGACTTATTGGTCGCCAAACATAAACATATTCAGAGATCCCAGATGGGGAAGAGGACAGGAGACACCGGGTGAAGACCCTTTGCTAAGTAGTAAATATGCATCAGGATACGTGAAAGGTCTTCAACAAACCGATGATGGAGACTCCAACAAGCTCAAGGTTGCTGCTTGTTGCAAACACTACACAGCCTATGATTTGGATAACTGGAAAGGTGTTCAGCGTTACACCTTCAATGCTGTG GTGACTCAACAAGATTTGGATGACACATTCCAACCACCGTTTAAGAGCTGTGTGATTGATGGGAATGTAGCCAGTGTCATGTGTTCCTACAATCAGGTTAATGGAAAACCAACCTGCGCAGACCCGGACCTTCTTAAGGGGATTATTCGAGGCAAATGGAAATTAAATGG ATATATCGTTTCGGACTGTGACTCGGTACAAGTGCTTTTCAAAGATCAGCACTACACCAAAACTCCTGAAGAAGCTGCAGCCCAAACCATTCTGTCAG GGTTGGATTTGGACTGTGGAGATTATCTTGGGAAATATACAGAAGGTGCAGTGAAGCAAGGGCTTGTGGATGAAGCAGCCATTAACAATGCTGCCTCCAACAACTTCGCCACATTGATGCGTCTTGGTTTCTTTGATGGTGATCCAAGCAAGCAACCTTATGGAAACCTTGGTCCCAAGGATGTATGCACTTCAGAGAACCGGGAGCTTGCCCGTGAAGCTGCAAGGCAAGGGATTGTGTTGCTTAAAAACAGTGCAGGATCTTTGCCTCTCAATGCCAAAGCCATTAAATCATTGGGAGTTATAGGGCCCAATGCTAATGCTACTAGGGTCATGATTGGAAACTATGAAG GCATTCCTTGTAACTATATATCACCCTTGCAAGCCCTAACAGCCTTAGTTCCAACGAGCTATGCTCCTGGCTGTCCCAACGTGCAATGTGCGAATGCGGAGTTAGATGATGCCACACAAATAGCAGCATCTGCAGATGCAACGGTGATTATAGTGGGTGCAAGTCTTGCTATAGAGGCAGAGAGTCTTGACAGAATTAACATTCTTCTTCCAGGACAGCAAGAACTTCTAGTGAGTCAAGTTGCAAATGCATCCAAGGGACCTGTGATTCTTGTCATCATGTCTGGTGGGGGCATGGATGTGTCCTTTGCTAAATCTAATGATAAAATCACAAGCATTCTATGGGTTGGCTACCCTGGCGAAGCTGGTGGAGCTGCCATAGCAGACGTGATTTTTGGGTTTTATAATCCAA GTGGAAGGCTTCCCATGACATGGTATCCACAATCATATGTAAACAAGGTACCAATGACCAACATGAACATGAGGGCAGATCCTGCAACAGGCTACCCTGGTAGAACATATAGATTTTACAAAGGGGAAACTGTTTTCTCCTTTGGAGATGGATTAAGTTTCTCTAGTATTGATCATAAAATAGTTAAGGCACCACAGTTGGTGTCTGTTCCTCTCGCAGAGGATCATGAATGTCGTTCCTCAGAATGCACGTCACTTGATGTTGCTGATGAGCATTGCCAAAACTTAGCCTTTGATATCCACCTTGGGGTCAAGAACTTGGGGCAAATGAGCAGTAACCATGTAGTTTTATTGTTCTTTACTCCTCCTCATGTGCACAATGCCCCTCAGAAACACTTGTTGGCTTTTGAGAAAGTGCACTTACCAGGAAAATCAGAAACACAGGTTAGGTTCAAGGTGGATGTTTGCAAGGATTTGAGTGTCGTTGATGAGCTTGGCAACAGGAAAGTTCCACTGGGACAACATCTGCTTCATGTGGGAAACTTCAAGCATCCAATTAGTGTGAGGGTTTGA